The Halomonas elongata DSM 2581 DNA segment GCCTCGAGGTAAAGCTCGCTCACCCAATGATAGGCCGCGGCCGCCGTGCGCTTGCCTTGCCGGGTAGCCAGGTCAAACAGGCTGGTGCCATGGGAACGGCGCACCACATCGTTGTTGACCACTCCGGAATCGACGGGACGATCTCCGGTCAACAGGCACTCGTAAAGCGGCCGCGACATGGCCGGCAATTCGCAGTCCAGCGTGTAGTAACGCCCCCGGCCCGCCTCGCAGAGCGCATTGAGATAGCCCATGGCATGGTGACCGACGAGGTGGTTGAGCCCGTCGAGCACAATGAGTATCACGCGGTGTGACATGGTAACTCCAGGCCGCTACCCGGCACGGATAGCGGCAACGGTGACATGACGGGTTACTGCTGATGGATCAGCACCTGGGACTGCCACTGACGAGGCAGCTCGCGGGCACTCTGCTCCCAGGCCGCAAAGTCCTGGATCGGCCGAGCGTTGGCGTACTGCTCGTTGGGCAGCAACTTGTCGGCGATCTCGCCGGGCATCTCCAGGTGCTCGACCCGGATCGGGCGTGCATAGCCCTCTGCCAGGTTGAGCTGCCCCTGGTCGGAGAGGATGAATTCACGGGCCAGCTTGGCCGCATTGGGATGCGCCGCATGCCGGTTGATGATGGTGGCGTAGCCCGAAGTCACCGACGCATCGGAGGGAATCACCACCTCGAAGGCATCCGGGTTGATCTGGTCACGGTAGTTCAGGGCATTGAAGTCCCACATCAACGCGACCTCGATCTCGCCCTTCTCGAGATTGGCAATGCTGGGATCGGCCAGCGACAGGCGCCCCTGGCGGGCCAGTTCGGCGAAAACCTCGAGGCCGGGTGCCAGGTCTGCCTCGCTGCCATCGTTGGCATAGGCAGCGGCCAGCAAGGCGTTATTGGCCTGAGATGCCTGCCCCACAGCACCAACCGCAACCATATAGTCACCTTCGCCGAGATCGGCGAACGAGCCGGGACGCTGGTCTTCCGGCACCAGTTCCTTGTTGATCATGAAAGCGATGGTACCGGTATAACCGAGCATCCAGTGCCCGTCCTCATCCTTGGCCCAGTCGGGAATCTCTTCCCAGGTGCTCGGCTTGTATGGCTGAGTGACACCCTGCTCCACCGCGATGGGACCGAACGCGAATCCCACATCCCCGATATCGGCCGTGGCATTCTCGCCCTCGGCCTTGAACTTGGCCACCTCCTCGGCCGAGCTCATGTCGGTATCCATGTGCTCCAGGCCATACTCGGTCTTCAGGTCGTGCCAGGTATCCTTCCAGTTGGCCCAGGAGTCCGGCATCCCGACACTGTCGACACGCCCTTCCTGCTGGGCGGCCTCGATGAGGGCCGTCAGATCCGACGGATCGGCCTGGACACTACCGGCCATGAGAGTGGCACCCAGGGCACAGCCCAGAGCCAGACGAGGAAGGGGCAAGCGACGCGGCAGCATGGTGTGGCTCCTTGCAAGAATCGTGAGAGGCAAATCTTCGCCTGGTCTAGTTCAGGCAGTGGCAAGGAGGACTCTAGAGACGCTTTATGACGCCACGGTGTCAGATACGTGGCAGCCACGTTGCGCATGACAACAGGGCATTTCATCCTGCTGAAACAGAAAGGCCGCTAGACTGAGATGGAAAGATTCACGTCATGAACCACGCAAGCTGAACTAGACCAAGAAACCATCTCGAGATCTCATGCCTTCAATGCCAGCAGCTTCCGCAAACCCGCTTCGCTCATCAGACATGCCCGCCAGTCAGCAAGCCCATGACCTGCGGATGACATTGTGGGAACTGCTGACCCAGCACACCCTGCGCCCCGGTGACCGCTTGCCCTCCGAGCGGCAACTGCTGGAGTACCTGAACACGACGCGAATCACCCTGCGCGAGGCGCTTTCACAACTGGAAGCCGAGGGACGCATCTACCGGGAAAGCCGCCGCGGCTGGTTCCTCTCTCCCCCACGCCTGCGCTACGACCTGCTCGCCGGTCTGCCCTTCCACGAGATGGTCGAATCGCAACGGCGCCGCGCCGCCACCGAGCTGCTGGAAGCCAGTGAAACGGCCGCCTCGACGACGGTCGCCAGGCGCTTGGGCATGGCGGAAGGAACGCCGGTCTACCGCATCGTCAGAGCCAGAAGCATCGACGGTCGTCGAGTGCTCTATGTCGAACATCACCTCAGGGTCGACTGCTTTCCCGGCATCCTCGCGTTCGACCTTGCCGCCTGCTCGCTGACCGAACTCTATCGGCGGGAATACGCCATCCGGGTCAGCCGCGTCAGCTTCGAACTGGGATCCACGGTGCTGGGCAATCAAGCCGCCGCCGCCCTGTACGCCGCGCCGGGCAGCCCGGTGCAACGCATCACCCGCATCAACCATGACCAGAACGGCCGTATGGTGGATTGCGACGACGAATACTGGCGACACGACGCCATCGAACTCACCCTGAGCGCCGCGCCGCAATCCTGAGCGATAACATCAGGCAGGCGCGTTGCTCCCCTGCACCCTAGCTACCATGCTGCGTAGACCGAGGTGATCCAGTCCAGGAAGACCCGCACGCGGGGCGATAGCTGACGTCGCTGAGGATAGACCGCGTGCAGCGGCAGCGTCGGTTTGGGCCACTCAGGAAGGACCTCCACGAGCTCTCCCCGCTCGATCAGGGGCGCGACATGAAAGCGTGGCAGTTGAATCATGCCGCATCCCTGGCGAGCACTCTCCACATAGGTCGAGGCATCGTTGACCGTGATCCAGCCACCGACCTCGAAAGCCCGGGAACGGCCATCCACGATCACATCCAGAGTGCTGTCCACCGCATTGTTGCCAGAGAAGAAATTAACCACCTGGTGCTTGTGAAGCTCGTCGGGATGACGCGGATACCCGGCGCTCTCCAGGTATGCCGGGCTGGCACAGATCGTCTGGGGCATTTCGGCAAGCTTGCGGGCGACCAGGCTGGAATCCGCCGGGGCTCCGGAGCGCAGCGCACAATCCACTCCCTCTCCCACCAGATCCACGAACCGGTCCCCGCTGGTCAGAATCAGCTCCAAGCGCGGATAGCGGCGATGGAACTCCTGAATGCGCGGCAACACGATCAGCCGGGCCTGGGCGCCATGCATCTCGACACGCAAGACACCGTCGGGATTATCGGCGACCGGCTTCAGGGCCGCCTCGGCATCCTCCAGCTCCGCCAGGAGACGCACGCAACGCTCATGGAATGCCTTGCCCTCGGGGGTGGGACGTACCTGCCGCGTCGTGCGTTCCAGCAGGCGTACACCCAACCGGCTTTCCATCCGCTGAATGGCCAGGGTGGCGGTCGCTCGGGGAATATCGAGCCCGTTGGCTGCCTTGGTGAAGCTACCGCTCTCCACGATGCGCACGAAAAGGGTCATCGCCTCGAACCGATCCATACGAATTGTTTTTCCTGGCTGAATAGTCTTTGCAGATTAGCTGATTTATTCGCGTGAATGGAATGCCAATACTGGGCAGCGTCAACCCAACGAGGAACGGATCAATGACCGACACAACGCAGCAAGTCGCACTGGTGACCGGAGCTTCCCGTGGCATCGGCCGTGCCATCGCCCTCAAGCTCGCCGAGGATGGTTTCGCCGTCGTGGTGAACTATGCCGGCAATGCCGAACTGGCAAACCAGACCGTGACCGAGATCGAAGCGAACGGTGGCCGCGGAGTGGCACTACAGGCCGATATCGGCGATTCGGCGTCCGTCATTCGGCTTTTCGACCAAGCACTGGAAGCGTTCGGACGCCTCGACGTCGTGGTCAACAATGCCGGCACCCTGCAGATGGCGAACATCACCACCGACAATGTCGAGGTCCTCGACCGTACGCTCGCCACCAACCTCCGCGGCAGTTGGCTGGTGATGGCCAAGGCCGCCGAAACATTGCGCGAGGGTGGGCGCATCATCGCCCTGTCATCGAGCGTGCTGGCGAAATCCTTCCCCGCCTACGGTGCCTACATTGCCAGCAAAGCCGGTGTCGAGGGGCTGATCAAGGTGCTGGCCAATGAACTGCGCGGGCGCAACATCACCGTCAACGGCGTGGCACCCGGCCCCGTGGCCACCGAGCTGTTCTTCGAAGGCAAGAGCGACGAGCAGGTCGCCTCGATCGCTGCCATGGCCCCGCTTGAGCGCCTGGGACAACCGGAGGAAATTGCCGATGCCGTCGCCTTCCTGGCCGGGCCGCAAGGCGGCTGGATCAATGGGCAGGTGCTACGCGCCAACGGCGGTTTCTCCTGATGCAGCCAGGGGCGTGATCAGGGCCTCGGTACCACGAGCGGTTACCGAGGCTCTCGACGTTCAGCGCTGGGTATTTTGCTGGTCTGACGAGCTTTCCGACGAGGCTGCGTCGGGGCGCTCAACGAAACGAACGTTCTTGGTGGGCGCATGCGCGTAGGCGTTGACGTCTTCGGGCTCGGCGGTGTAGCTGTCCTCATAGCCTGGCACCGACTGGGCCATCAGGTCGGGGCGGCTGCCCCAGGGAGCGGCATTCACCTTCTCGTGATGCTCATCGCGAAGGCGCTTCAGCTCCTTCTCGTCCACCTTGGCGTAGAGATCACGCCAATAGGTGGCCGGGCGACCACGCTTGCCAGCCTCGTCATAGGCCCGAGTGGTCGGGTCGAGATGACGAAACGGCTCGAGCCGGGGAATGTCCGGCAGCGGCTGGCTGACGTCCATGAAGCGGCTCAGCATGTCCCACATGGCATAACGCTCGGCGATGCTGCCGGTATCAGTGGGAAAGGTGAATTCCAACGGCAGGCCGCTACGCTTGTCCTTGCTGAACTGCGGATAGCGGTGGCGCACCTTGAGGGTATGGCGCTGGTTGCCCTTCATGTCCGCCGCCATCTCGATAAAGGCATCGAACTCGTAGAAGGGAAAGTTGCCCTGAAAGCTCTTGACCAGGCCGGAACGGCGGCAGAAGGCGACATCGTCCGACCAGTTCTGGTTGCTCTTGTAGAAACGAATACCCTGAGTCTCGTAGAGTCTTCTCAGCAACGTAGAAACACCGCAAACCCCAGCAACACTCAACGGAATAACAAGCATGGAAAAGGAGAAGCCGTTCTTAGGCCAAAACAGTTCCGCAAAAACCTCCACCCCTAAGACGACTAACGCCGCGCCTAAAAAAAACCACCCTCCCCCTATGCGCCCCCCCGGCCCAATAAAGCTAAGAAGGTGCGTCCAGAAAACGAACCAGAAACGAAAGAAACGATAGATCAGGCTGATATCTTCATCGACAAACTGCGACCAGCGTAACTCGTTGATCATCGAATAGTCGTGAAAATCCTTCTCCCCCATGTACTTGAAGTGACGGTACCAGGCTTCTGAATACTCATATTCATACTCTGAAGGATTCACGCCGATATAGTGCCCCCACGGTAGGCGCGCCATATCGAAGGCGTCACCCAGTTTACCGAGCTTGCCCTTGGGGGGCGGCGCCTGGCAAGGGATACGATCCGCCGTGAAGGCCGTCTCC contains these protein-coding regions:
- a CDS encoding ABC transporter substrate-binding protein, which translates into the protein MLPRRLPLPRLALGCALGATLMAGSVQADPSDLTALIEAAQQEGRVDSVGMPDSWANWKDTWHDLKTEYGLEHMDTDMSSAEEVAKFKAEGENATADIGDVGFAFGPIAVEQGVTQPYKPSTWEEIPDWAKDEDGHWMLGYTGTIAFMINKELVPEDQRPGSFADLGEGDYMVAVGAVGQASQANNALLAAAYANDGSEADLAPGLEVFAELARQGRLSLADPSIANLEKGEIEVALMWDFNALNYRDQINPDAFEVVIPSDASVTSGYATIINRHAAHPNAAKLAREFILSDQGQLNLAEGYARPIRVEHLEMPGEIADKLLPNEQYANARPIQDFAAWEQSARELPRQWQSQVLIHQQ
- a CDS encoding UTRA domain-containing protein; translation: MTLWELLTQHTLRPGDRLPSERQLLEYLNTTRITLREALSQLEAEGRIYRESRRGWFLSPPRLRYDLLAGLPFHEMVESQRRRAATELLEASETAASTTVARRLGMAEGTPVYRIVRARSIDGRRVLYVEHHLRVDCFPGILAFDLAACSLTELYRREYAIRVSRVSFELGSTVLGNQAAAALYAAPGSPVQRITRINHDQNGRMVDCDDEYWRHDAIELTLSAAPQS
- a CDS encoding LysR family transcriptional regulator → MDRFEAMTLFVRIVESGSFTKAANGLDIPRATATLAIQRMESRLGVRLLERTTRQVRPTPEGKAFHERCVRLLAELEDAEAALKPVADNPDGVLRVEMHGAQARLIVLPRIQEFHRRYPRLELILTSGDRFVDLVGEGVDCALRSGAPADSSLVARKLAEMPQTICASPAYLESAGYPRHPDELHKHQVVNFFSGNNAVDSTLDVIVDGRSRAFEVGGWITVNDASTYVESARQGCGMIQLPRFHVAPLIERGELVEVLPEWPKPTLPLHAVYPQRRQLSPRVRVFLDWITSVYAAW
- a CDS encoding SDR family oxidoreductase, which produces MTDTTQQVALVTGASRGIGRAIALKLAEDGFAVVVNYAGNAELANQTVTEIEANGGRGVALQADIGDSASVIRLFDQALEAFGRLDVVVNNAGTLQMANITTDNVEVLDRTLATNLRGSWLVMAKAAETLREGGRIIALSSSVLAKSFPAYGAYIASKAGVEGLIKVLANELRGRNITVNGVAPGPVATELFFEGKSDEQVASIAAMAPLERLGQPEEIADAVAFLAGPQGGWINGQVLRANGGFS